From Dehalococcoidia bacterium:
CCCCGGGCCAACGGTATCCAGTCGGCACAGGGTCTGCGCCGGCGTCGTCAGTCGAGCCGAGCCGACGAGGAGCGCTCGTAGGCGACTTCGCCGGCGATTACAGTCAGGTCCACGCTGAGCTGTTCCCATGGGACCTCTCCTGGCAGGGCGTTGAGGACCACCAGGTCGGCGACGAAGCCCGGGGCAACGGAGCCGCGCTCGCGGTCCAGCCCGAGGACGCGGGCTGCCCCCGAAGTGAAGAGGGCCAGGGCATCGCTCGCGGTGAGTGATTGGGCCGGGGCGAGCTCGGCGCCGCCGCGGGAGAGGCGCTCGACTGCCCCGCGGATGCCGTCGAGGGGGCGCGGGGCGGCTACGGGAGCGTCGCTGGAACCGGCCACGGGCACGCCCGCCTCGAGCAGCCGGCGAATTGGATACAGGTCGGAGCGGTCGGCGTCGGACAGCCGCCGGAGCATGAGGTCGGCGCTCTCGAACAGAAAGCCCGGCTGAGTCACGACGGCCAGGCCGAGGGCGGCGATGCGGCGCGCCGCGTCTTCCGCGGCGACGCTGCAGTGCTCGATGCGGTGGCCGGGCGCTGGCCGCCCCAGCGCCTCGAAAGCCTCAAGGACCGTCTCGAGGCCCGCGCGGGTGGTCACGTGGACGGCGGCCCGGCGCCCCGCTGCTTCGATCCGGCGCAGTATTGCCGCCAGGAGGCCGGCCTGCGGGTAGAACTCGTGCTCGAGCTCCTTCGGCATGATCTTGACCGGCCCGCGAAGGAGGCGCCCCTTGCCTTCGGGAAGCTCGCCAAGGTGGTCGTAGCACTCCATGAGCGACACAGCCTGGGGCAGGACTCCCTCAGACTGCAAGTCGCCGAAGAGGCGCCACTCCGCTGCGCCGTTCGTAGGCGTGGCGTCCTGAAGGAACGTAATCCCT
This genomic window contains:
- a CDS encoding amidohydrolase family protein, which encodes PPGTWVRAAGYDERALREGRHPTRRELDQAAPGHPVRLDHRSGHATVLNSLGLKLAGITGSTPEPPGGYMERDLADGEPAGLLVEMNEMLDGLLPPPAPGELRSAVAEAARRLLAEGITFLQDATPTNGAAEWRLFGDLQSEGVLPQAVSLMECYDHLGELPEGKGRLLRGPVKIMPKELEHEFYPQAGLLAAILRRIEAAGRRAAVHVTTRAGLETVLEAFEALGRPAPGHRIEHCSVAAEDAARRIAALGLAVVTQPGFLFESADLMLRRLSDADRSDLYPIRRLLEAGVPVAGSSDAPVAAPRPLDGIRGAVERLSRGGAELAPAQSLTASDALALFTSGAARVLGLDRERGSVAPGFVADLVVLNALPGEVPWEQLSVDLTVIAGEVAYERSSSARLD